One Oncorhynchus kisutch isolate 150728-3 linkage group LG11, Okis_V2, whole genome shotgun sequence genomic region harbors:
- the LOC109900045 gene encoding cytochrome b-c1 complex subunit 2, mitochondrial-like isoform X1, which translates to MKGIRGISKLSTRLYAAQVARKLDVSVEHVKFQPQEVQVTKLPSGLMIASLDNYSPGSRIGVFVKAGCRYESPENQGVTHLLRLAANLTTKGASAFRICRGVEAVGGSLGVTSSRENMIYSVDCLRDHIDTVMEYLINVTTAPEFRPWEVSDLTPRVKMDKALAAQTPQMGVIEGLHGAAYKNALSNSLYCPDYMVSQVDSDHMHNFIQNNFTSARMALVGLGVEHNVLKQVGEQFLNIRSGMGTAGTKAQYRGGEVRVQNGSSLVHSVVVSEGAAVGTDEAMAFSVLQHVLGAGPHIKRGSNPTSKLFQGVAKATADPFDASAFNSNYSDSGLFGVYTISQSAAAGDVIKAAISQVKAVTGGVSEADLTRAKTQLKAEYLMSLESSEGLLDAMGSQALSGGVYHSPEAIAQKIDSVSATDVANAANKFVSGKKSMASSGNLIKTPFVDEI; encoded by the exons ATGAAGGGGATTCGGGGAATAAGTAAGCTGTCG ACAAGGCTTTACGCAGCCCAGGTGGCCCGTAAATTGGATGTCTCCGTGGAGCACGTAAAGTTTCAGCCGCAGGAGGTGCAG GTGACCAAACTGCCCAGCGGTCTGATGATAGCCTCGTTGGACAACTACTCCCCAGGTTCCAGGATCGGTGTGTTTGTGAAGGCTGGCTGTCGCTATGAGTCCCCAGAGAACCAGGGAGTCACCCACCTGCTCCGTCTGGCTGCCAACCTG actaccaaaggtgcttcagcctTCAGGATCTGTCGTGGTgtggaggcagtgggaggcagtcTAGG CGTGACGTCATCCAGAGAGAACATGATCTACTCGGTTGACTGTCTCAGAGACCACAT TGACACGGTGATGGAGTATCTGATCAATGTGACCACAGCCCCAGAGTTCAGGCCGTGGGAGGTGTCGGACCTCACCCCCAGGGTCAAGATGGACAAGGCCCTAGCCGCGCAGACCCCCCAGAtgg GTGTGATTGAGGGTCTACATGGAGCTGCTTACAAGAATGCCCTGTCCAACTCCCTCTACTGCCCAGACTACATGGTTAGCCAGGTCGATTCTGACCAT atGCACAATTTTATCCAGAACAATTTCACAAGTGCAAGAATGGCTCTGGTTGGGCTTG GTGTGGAACACAATGTTCTGAAGCAGGTGGGAGAGCAGTTCCTCAACATCCGCAGTGGGATGGGCACCGCTGGGACAAAGGCTCAGTACCGCGGTG GCGAGGTGCGGGTGCAGAACGGGTCCAGCCTGGTGCACTCTGTGGTGGTGTCTGAGGGGGCAGCGGTGGGCACAGACGAGGCAATGGCCTTCTCTGTACTACAGCACGTCCTAGGGGCGGGGCCACACATCAAGAGAGGCTCCAACCCCACCTCCAAACTCTTCCAGGGCGTCGCTAAGGCTACTGCAGACCCCTTTGAC GCCTCTGCTTTCAATTCCAACTACTCTGACTCTGGCCTGTTTGGAGTCTACACCATCTCCCAGTCTGCAGCAGCTGGTGAC GTGATCAAGGCAGCTATTAGCCAGGTGAAGGCTGTTACAGGAGGAGTCTCAGAAGCTGACCTGACCCGTGCCAA GACCCAGCTGAAGGCTGAGTACCTGATGTCGTTGGAGAGTTCAGAGGGTTTGTTAGACGCAATGGGTTCACAGGCTCTGTCCGGAGGCGTCTACCACTCCCCCGAGGCCATCGCACAGAAGATCGACTCCGTCTCCGCAACTGATGTCGCCAAC GCTGCAAATAAGTTTGTTTCAGGCAAGAAGTCCATGGCTTCCAGTGGAAACCTCATCAAGACGCCCTTCGTTGACGAGATCTAA
- the LOC109900045 gene encoding cytochrome b-c1 complex subunit 2, mitochondrial-like isoform X2, with protein sequence METEPTECAFLFNIQHLNIIMQTRLYAAQVARKLDVSVEHVKFQPQEVQVTKLPSGLMIASLDNYSPGSRIGVFVKAGCRYESPENQGVTHLLRLAANLTTKGASAFRICRGVEAVGGSLGVTSSRENMIYSVDCLRDHIDTVMEYLINVTTAPEFRPWEVSDLTPRVKMDKALAAQTPQMGVIEGLHGAAYKNALSNSLYCPDYMVSQVDSDHMHNFIQNNFTSARMALVGLGVEHNVLKQVGEQFLNIRSGMGTAGTKAQYRGGEVRVQNGSSLVHSVVVSEGAAVGTDEAMAFSVLQHVLGAGPHIKRGSNPTSKLFQGVAKATADPFDASAFNSNYSDSGLFGVYTISQSAAAGDVIKAAISQVKAVTGGVSEADLTRAKTQLKAEYLMSLESSEGLLDAMGSQALSGGVYHSPEAIAQKIDSVSATDVANAANKFVSGKKSMASSGNLIKTPFVDEI encoded by the exons ATGGAAACAGAACCTACGGAATGTGCCTTCTTATTCAACATACAACATTTGAATATTATTATGCAG ACAAGGCTTTACGCAGCCCAGGTGGCCCGTAAATTGGATGTCTCCGTGGAGCACGTAAAGTTTCAGCCGCAGGAGGTGCAG GTGACCAAACTGCCCAGCGGTCTGATGATAGCCTCGTTGGACAACTACTCCCCAGGTTCCAGGATCGGTGTGTTTGTGAAGGCTGGCTGTCGCTATGAGTCCCCAGAGAACCAGGGAGTCACCCACCTGCTCCGTCTGGCTGCCAACCTG actaccaaaggtgcttcagcctTCAGGATCTGTCGTGGTgtggaggcagtgggaggcagtcTAGG CGTGACGTCATCCAGAGAGAACATGATCTACTCGGTTGACTGTCTCAGAGACCACAT TGACACGGTGATGGAGTATCTGATCAATGTGACCACAGCCCCAGAGTTCAGGCCGTGGGAGGTGTCGGACCTCACCCCCAGGGTCAAGATGGACAAGGCCCTAGCCGCGCAGACCCCCCAGAtgg GTGTGATTGAGGGTCTACATGGAGCTGCTTACAAGAATGCCCTGTCCAACTCCCTCTACTGCCCAGACTACATGGTTAGCCAGGTCGATTCTGACCAT atGCACAATTTTATCCAGAACAATTTCACAAGTGCAAGAATGGCTCTGGTTGGGCTTG GTGTGGAACACAATGTTCTGAAGCAGGTGGGAGAGCAGTTCCTCAACATCCGCAGTGGGATGGGCACCGCTGGGACAAAGGCTCAGTACCGCGGTG GCGAGGTGCGGGTGCAGAACGGGTCCAGCCTGGTGCACTCTGTGGTGGTGTCTGAGGGGGCAGCGGTGGGCACAGACGAGGCAATGGCCTTCTCTGTACTACAGCACGTCCTAGGGGCGGGGCCACACATCAAGAGAGGCTCCAACCCCACCTCCAAACTCTTCCAGGGCGTCGCTAAGGCTACTGCAGACCCCTTTGAC GCCTCTGCTTTCAATTCCAACTACTCTGACTCTGGCCTGTTTGGAGTCTACACCATCTCCCAGTCTGCAGCAGCTGGTGAC GTGATCAAGGCAGCTATTAGCCAGGTGAAGGCTGTTACAGGAGGAGTCTCAGAAGCTGACCTGACCCGTGCCAA GACCCAGCTGAAGGCTGAGTACCTGATGTCGTTGGAGAGTTCAGAGGGTTTGTTAGACGCAATGGGTTCACAGGCTCTGTCCGGAGGCGTCTACCACTCCCCCGAGGCCATCGCACAGAAGATCGACTCCGTCTCCGCAACTGATGTCGCCAAC GCTGCAAATAAGTTTGTTTCAGGCAAGAAGTCCATGGCTTCCAGTGGAAACCTCATCAAGACGCCCTTCGTTGACGAGATCTAA
- the LOC109900055 gene encoding NHP2-like protein 1 isoform X1, whose protein sequence is MRSTLNLTQTEAEVNPKAYPLADATLSKTILDLVQQASNYKQLRKGANEATKTLNRGISEFIVMAADAEPLEIILHLPLLCEDKNVPYVFVRSKQALGRACGVSRPVIATSVTIKEGSQLKPQIQSTQMAIERLLV, encoded by the exons ATGCGTTCCACACTCAATCTCACACAG ACTGAAGCTGAAGTGAATCCCAAGGCCTACCCCCTGGCCGACGCCACACTGTCCAAAACCATCCTGGACCTCGTTCAGCAAGCCTCCAACTACAAACAGTTGAGGAAAGGGGCCAATGAGG CCACCAAGACATTGAACCGTGGTATCTCCGAGTTCATTGTGATGGCTGCTGATGCTGAGCCACTGGAGATCATCCTCCACCTGCCACTGCTCTGCGAGGACAAGAATGTCCCCTACGTGTTTGTGCGATCCAAGCAGGCCCTGGGGCGCGCCTGTGGGGTCTCCCGCCCGGTCATCGCCACCTCGGTCACCATCAAGGAGGGTTCTCAGCTGAAGCCCCAGATCCAGTCTACCCAGATGGCCATTGAGAGACTGCTGGTCTGA
- the LOC109900055 gene encoding NHP2-like protein 1 isoform X2: MTEAEVNPKAYPLADATLSKTILDLVQQASNYKQLRKGANEATKTLNRGISEFIVMAADAEPLEIILHLPLLCEDKNVPYVFVRSKQALGRACGVSRPVIATSVTIKEGSQLKPQIQSTQMAIERLLV, from the exons ATG ACTGAAGCTGAAGTGAATCCCAAGGCCTACCCCCTGGCCGACGCCACACTGTCCAAAACCATCCTGGACCTCGTTCAGCAAGCCTCCAACTACAAACAGTTGAGGAAAGGGGCCAATGAGG CCACCAAGACATTGAACCGTGGTATCTCCGAGTTCATTGTGATGGCTGCTGATGCTGAGCCACTGGAGATCATCCTCCACCTGCCACTGCTCTGCGAGGACAAGAATGTCCCCTACGTGTTTGTGCGATCCAAGCAGGCCCTGGGGCGCGCCTGTGGGGTCTCCCGCCCGGTCATCGCCACCTCGGTCACCATCAAGGAGGGTTCTCAGCTGAAGCCCCAGATCCAGTCTACCCAGATGGCCATTGAGAGACTGCTGGTCTGA